In a single window of the Salvelinus alpinus chromosome 15, SLU_Salpinus.1, whole genome shotgun sequence genome:
- the LOC139540193 gene encoding unconventional prefoldin RPB5 interactor 1-like gives MAERNKRNIEVLQGVDRLRVEHKKVVKGCEVQIQHWEKVKGDYEALEDQLKTLPDEVSYDIMVPFGPLAFMPGKLVHTNEITVLLGDNWFAKCSAKQAQKLLEHRKKYVRSALDDLHKTTKNFEARVGFTEDLEKLSGAKGDYVDIREEVRSIEEFVSKGKQRVALKPHSKPKMEAIVKMEEEEEEGGGEGDGGSRRGVLSEEELWARLDELEAKEKLEEEHDRHFGIADTNGNDDTTSSSSEEEKEGDGGGHHRVNGHDEGSEGKMTVPHNSGQVNGTTRDREEEEDKGEEEEGNGLPTIYFSHTVEPKKVRINTGKNTMLKFSELKEQKQQAKRKKKNGTSNGHSHHGLHNITTPTDIYKLFVDVKNGEPIPRKSILKSRSRENSGCSDTSESSAADFEERRTFGRTLSHDENTCSDTSDGITEEDSPTGNPLHPIRRFEAFSCTVVEKEPIPSSIPHLTIAPPALPTIPERKLEEVAPEAPREAPKRVSKFKAARLQQK, from the exons ATGGCTGAGAGAAATAAAAGGAACATAGAGGTCCTACAAGGAGTTGACAGACTTCGAGTGGAGCATAAGAAG GTGGTGAAAGGCTGTGAAGTTCAGATCCAGCACTG GGAGAAGGTAAAAGGTGACTATGAAGCCCTTGAGGATCAACTCAAAACTCTTCCAGATGAGGTGTCCTATGACATCATG GTGCCATTTGGCCCTTTGGCATTCATGCCTGGGAAGCTGGTCCATACCAATGAGATCACTGTGCTACTGGGAGACAACTGGTTTGCCAAGTGCTCTGCCAAGCAGGCCCAGAAACTCTTGGAGCACAGGAAGAAAT aTGTAAGGAGTGCGCTGGATGACTTGCACAAGACGACGAAGAACTTTGAAGCCAGAGTTGGGTTCACAGAGGATCTAGAAAAACTCTCAGGC GCTAAAGGGGACTATGTGGACATCAGAGAAGAGGTTAGAAGTATTGAAGAATTTGTGAGCAAAGGAAAGCAGCGTGTGGCCCTTAAGCCCCACTCTAAGCCCAAAATGGAGGCTATTgtgaagatggaggaggaggaggaggagggtggtggagagggagatggagggagtaggagaggagtGCTGTCTGAGGAGGAGCTGTGGGCCAGACTGGATGAGCTGGAAGCAAAGGAGAAGCTTGAGGAGGAGCATGACCG ACACTTTGGAATTGCAGACACCAACGGCAATGATGACACAACATCCTCTTCCtctgaggaagagaaggagggagatggTGGCGGCCATCATCGCGTCAACGGACATGACGAGGGGAGTGAAGGCAAGATGACTGTGCCTCACAACAGTGGCCAAGTTAACGGTACAACCagggacagggaggaggaggaagacaagggtgaggaggaggaaggcAACGGTTTGCCTACCATCTATTTCTCTCATACGGTGGAACCCAAGAAG GTGAGGATAAACACAGGGAAGAACACCATGTTGAAGTTCAGTGAGCTGAAAGAACAGAAGCAGCAAGCCAAGAGGAAAAAGAAGAACGGCACCAGCAATGGTCACTCTCACCACGGGCTCCACAACATCACCACGCCCACAGACATCTACAA GTTGTTTGTGGATGTGAAGAATGGCGAGCCCATCCCCAGGAAGTCCATCCTAAAGTCccggagcagagagaacagcggGTGTAGCGACACCAGCGAGAGCAGCGCTGCCGACTTCGAAGAGCGCAGGACGTTCGGACGCACCCTGAGCCACGACGAGAACACGTGCAGTGACACCAGCGATGGCATCACCGAGGAGGACAGCCCCACCGGGAACCCTCTACACCCCATCAGACGCTTCGAG GCCTTTTCATGCACAGTGGTGGAGAAGGAGCCTATTCCCTCGTCGATCCCCCACCTAACCATCGCCCCTCCAGCTCTGCCCACTATCCCAGAGCGGAAGCTGGAGGAGGTAGCTCCCGAAGCACCCCGGGAGGCCCCTAAGCGGGTGTCCAAGTTCAAAGCTGCCCGGCTGCAGCAGAAGTGA